One genomic window of Spirochaetota bacterium includes the following:
- the dinB gene encoding DNA polymerase IV: MGRIILHVDMDAFFTSVEQVDNPSLKGKPVVVGALPKGGRGRGVVSAASYEARKFGIHSAMPISKAYALCPKAVFLPPRFDRYVELSHTIMKLLEHYSPCIEQISIDEAFLDCSGTLGIFKSRENIAHSIKKEIFENTGLTCSIGIATNKLVAKIASDLHKPDGLTICPPGYEKEFLAPLPISKLFGVGLKTQKYLESLGFYTIGDIQRTNESYLQSLLGKWGSVLFQFAMGIDNRPVEQYAQAKSVSEETTFDVDTNDENSIIATLIELCHRVVRRVRKDEYSFKTITLKIRLEGFETYTRSTTLKQHARDMATLQKNILRLYTSFGRGKKKVRLVGVRVSNLVCNADVQMDLFDTQQQKIEKIEEVIDTIHSRGLNLLRASVVKPPKKFKG, from the coding sequence ATGGGCCGAATAATCCTTCATGTTGATATGGATGCCTTCTTTACTTCAGTTGAGCAAGTGGACAATCCATCGCTTAAGGGGAAGCCTGTTGTGGTTGGAGCTCTTCCAAAAGGTGGCAGGGGCCGCGGGGTGGTGTCTGCAGCAAGCTATGAGGCACGGAAATTTGGCATCCATTCGGCAATGCCCATTTCAAAGGCATATGCACTATGTCCAAAGGCTGTGTTCTTGCCCCCACGGTTTGACCGATACGTTGAGCTATCGCACACAATTATGAAACTATTGGAACACTATTCACCATGTATTGAACAAATCAGTATTGATGAAGCATTTCTTGATTGCAGCGGTACACTGGGAATATTCAAAAGCAGGGAAAATATTGCGCACAGTATAAAGAAAGAAATTTTTGAAAATACTGGCCTTACTTGCAGCATTGGGATTGCAACTAATAAACTAGTTGCAAAGATTGCATCTGACTTACACAAACCTGATGGACTCACGATATGCCCACCTGGTTATGAAAAAGAATTTTTAGCACCGTTGCCAATTTCAAAGTTGTTTGGTGTGGGGCTAAAAACACAGAAGTATCTGGAGTCATTGGGGTTTTATACCATTGGGGATATTCAGCGTACAAATGAGAGCTATCTTCAAAGCCTTCTTGGCAAATGGGGTAGTGTGCTTTTTCAATTTGCGATGGGCATTGATAACAGACCTGTGGAACAATACGCGCAGGCAAAATCGGTAAGTGAAGAAACAACGTTTGATGTTGATACTAATGATGAAAATAGCATCATTGCAACATTAATTGAACTGTGCCACCGAGTTGTAAGAAGAGTCAGGAAAGATGAGTATTCCTTCAAGACCATCACGTTGAAAATACGATTGGAAGGTTTTGAAACATACACCCGAAGCACAACGCTCAAGCAGCATGCTCGTGATATGGCAACACTGCAAAAAAACATACTGCGCCTTTATACATCATTTGGGCGTGGTAAAAAGAAAGTGCGCCTTGTAGGTGTTCGTGTTTCTAATTTAGTGTGCAATGCAGATGTGCAGATGGATCTTTTTGATACACAGCAACAAAAGATTGAAAAAATTGAAGAGGTCATAGATACTATTCACAGCAGGGGGTTGAACCTCTTGCGAGCGTCAGTTGTAAAACCACCAAAAAAGTTTAAGGGATAA
- a CDS encoding carboxypeptidase regulatory-like domain-containing protein, translated as MKRWNSLFAVIIIILSFSPFLYAATQTRDVEFINCISWNFQDKPTPQTYWSPYLPMPTQQVFRMKMGFRFSTGTIALKNSVKVNFSWDDTQAVAFKTLQLKIKPSFKDENFNVFESAFGLYLPNAIEIGFVGISGVPDVLPWFELPYDFWDLVGFIPKVGSYIASAQDQIGVNMSSKNKLPLGGQAEYHDTRDLISLSVADLLSDQKKEQLATKIFDKVPSSSKTALLAAIKAAKKVNDAGAEKFAKDLIGKGLEKLGSMASITIKGDPYYTIKGHSLVVLVKYWIPGKMSGNYPITFTKPDEDFTLNIKLPAFIKEGDQLHVTVESITYNFTLEQNLNFKIAFGTIPLVSSPQWDVINSHKVVTYSQAKKVLSTSDCLLQIPIAKSTEKILDYKVKTGVTTATVWWASPDVMLKGTVKVYKGTQLVAQKTEPTFTTSHQVQFAGLEKNTTYRFVTSCVDSQGSVSPEMSIEAATKDKSSFYFTNNTQVQYDFGTFQMNLPTVVADTNTITFTWPTNAPSSTEVFLGLASDFSDNYVGYVKKGTRNPDGSYTNISIAKGYYDSNDKPGDRVFETNHSITVPGLEPGTLYYYRVASWLFYDPNKRVIVTEPTGTPLYVLEYVGTVTTKQAPLLNVQCIKASNNQPAKNLEVIVAQGQTSQVYVSDSNGYLPQVVLEKGKTYTVSVVNHPYFADRSLSITVPAQQDGLMQKNELFLAYKNIPGGYVYDSRGNPLQGVIITATKGTQTKTATTDTKGFYAFDGDWLGQGSFTLSAQKEGYSSVKIQAEVDAGGIFTAKPAILKSTSIEFNIIAKNYKGNVLPNANVTIKEGNTIKATTKTNQQGIARITLPGYTDSNEHTFTVEVVSTQMDSLQVPDYMPFVVTVTSFADDVNVINAICQANTTPPSVLASSIARVANTFELNCQLNMTAEYSITHTRPDGSVTTSPIANTVLNENNKPIIKKTYDMSGQPYGVHTFTIYAKDKYKTKLHEIITLEKEWKYIDIATSPTVYPSLQTTNNSIIFKWKAWYKESEFGKYVLILENPSKTIEIPSFETTTYTLTGLTPGTLYCGTYKVYDKNGNVLFAMQNPSQFCVRTSSQPPVISNVQITPNPAGTNQEIRLQASVNDPDTTIGKVTVTLQKIEEVKDGKGNVIDKKILSSTVVYENSNFTGKSATINTRYTVNEPGTYTVLLRAQSVDPNEFAESSHTVSILKELDISAPKISLSVPVQVSLKEVRALGYALHITIISIDAEAVDMKASVDWGDGNKELVEIKPDMLSKTTTGKEGSADYQNIYTGKVSLPLQYQKAGKYVITVFVEANAKGKLLQSVPARAEVEVIE; from the coding sequence ATGAAAAGATGGAATTCCTTGTTTGCTGTCATCATTATTATATTAAGTTTTTCTCCTTTTTTATATGCAGCAACACAAACCAGAGATGTAGAATTTATCAACTGTATATCCTGGAACTTTCAGGATAAACCAACACCACAAACGTACTGGTCGCCATATCTTCCAATGCCAACCCAGCAAGTGTTCAGAATGAAGATGGGATTTAGGTTTTCAACAGGAACTATCGCACTTAAAAATTCAGTAAAAGTAAACTTTAGCTGGGATGATACTCAGGCAGTTGCATTTAAGACATTACAACTAAAAATAAAACCATCATTTAAAGATGAAAATTTTAATGTATTTGAAAGTGCATTTGGCCTTTATCTTCCCAATGCTATTGAAATTGGCTTTGTTGGTATATCGGGTGTGCCTGATGTGTTGCCATGGTTTGAACTCCCCTATGATTTTTGGGATTTAGTTGGTTTTATTCCAAAGGTTGGAAGCTACATAGCAAGTGCACAGGATCAGATTGGGGTCAATATGAGTTCAAAAAATAAATTGCCGTTAGGTGGGCAGGCTGAGTATCACGATACACGCGATCTTATCAGTTTGAGTGTTGCAGATTTACTATCAGATCAAAAAAAAGAACAGTTGGCAACAAAGATATTTGATAAAGTTCCATCCAGCTCAAAAACTGCACTCTTGGCAGCTATTAAAGCTGCAAAAAAAGTTAATGATGCAGGTGCAGAAAAATTTGCAAAAGATTTGATTGGCAAAGGGCTTGAAAAACTGGGATCAATGGCATCAATTACTATTAAAGGTGATCCTTACTACACAATCAAAGGCCACTCACTGGTAGTTCTTGTTAAATACTGGATACCTGGTAAAATGAGTGGCAACTACCCAATAACATTTACCAAACCCGACGAAGACTTCACGCTTAACATTAAGTTGCCAGCTTTTATTAAAGAAGGTGATCAGTTGCACGTAACAGTTGAAAGCATTACATATAATTTTACCCTTGAACAAAATCTTAATTTCAAGATTGCTTTTGGAACAATTCCCCTTGTGTCTTCACCTCAGTGGGATGTCATTAATTCACATAAAGTAGTTACGTATTCACAGGCTAAGAAGGTGTTATCTACTTCGGATTGTCTTCTACAGATTCCAATAGCAAAGAGTACAGAAAAAATACTTGATTATAAAGTAAAAACAGGAGTTACCACAGCTACTGTCTGGTGGGCATCGCCTGATGTTATGCTGAAAGGTACAGTAAAAGTATATAAAGGCACACAGCTTGTTGCACAAAAAACCGAACCCACTTTTACCACTTCGCATCAGGTTCAGTTTGCAGGGCTTGAAAAAAATACTACATACAGATTTGTGACAAGTTGCGTTGACAGCCAGGGTTCAGTTTCGCCCGAGATGAGCATAGAAGCTGCCACAAAGGATAAATCGTCATTTTATTTTACCAACAATACACAGGTCCAATATGATTTTGGTACATTTCAAATGAATTTGCCCACTGTAGTGGCTGATACCAATACAATTACTTTCACATGGCCAACCAATGCGCCATCTTCAACCGAAGTGTTTCTGGGGTTGGCTTCGGATTTTTCGGACAACTATGTTGGCTATGTAAAAAAAGGTACCCGAAATCCTGATGGAAGTTATACTAATATAAGCATTGCTAAAGGATATTATGATTCTAATGATAAGCCGGGCGACAGAGTGTTTGAAACCAATCATTCCATAACAGTACCAGGATTGGAACCTGGTACGCTGTATTACTATCGTGTGGCTTCCTGGTTATTTTATGATCCTAATAAAAGAGTAATTGTTACTGAACCTACAGGTACCCCTCTTTATGTTCTTGAATATGTTGGCACAGTCACTACAAAACAGGCTCCACTGTTGAATGTTCAGTGCATAAAAGCAAGTAACAATCAACCGGCAAAAAATCTTGAAGTTATAGTTGCACAAGGTCAAACAAGTCAGGTGTATGTGAGCGATAGTAATGGGTATTTGCCTCAAGTTGTACTAGAAAAAGGTAAAACATATACTGTATCGGTGGTGAATCACCCGTATTTTGCTGATAGGAGTCTTTCAATAACCGTGCCAGCACAGCAGGATGGGTTGATGCAAAAAAATGAATTATTTTTAGCATATAAAAATATACCTGGTGGGTATGTGTACGATAGCCGTGGCAATCCTTTACAGGGAGTAATAATTACTGCAACAAAAGGAACTCAGACAAAGACTGCAACAACCGATACTAAAGGATTCTATGCATTTGATGGTGACTGGTTGGGACAGGGAAGTTTTACGCTATCAGCACAAAAGGAAGGTTATTCAAGTGTGAAAATTCAGGCAGAGGTTGATGCTGGAGGAATTTTTACTGCAAAACCTGCAATATTGAAATCAACATCAATTGAGTTTAACATAATAGCAAAAAATTACAAAGGAAATGTATTGCCTAATGCTAATGTCACTATAAAAGAAGGAAATACCATAAAAGCTACTACAAAAACAAATCAACAGGGAATAGCTCGTATAACATTACCAGGATATACCGATAGCAATGAGCACACATTTACAGTAGAAGTTGTTTCAACTCAAATGGATTCATTGCAGGTTCCTGATTACATGCCTTTTGTAGTTACTGTGACATCATTTGCTGATGACGTGAATGTGATCAATGCAATATGTCAAGCAAATACAACTCCACCATCTGTACTTGCATCATCAATTGCAAGAGTGGCAAATACCTTTGAATTGAATTGTCAACTCAATATGACAGCTGAGTATTCAATAACTCATACCAGACCAGATGGCAGTGTTACAACATCACCTATTGCCAACACGGTACTTAATGAAAACAATAAGCCAATTATTAAAAAGACATACGATATGAGTGGACAACCATATGGTGTGCATACATTCACAATCTATGCAAAGGATAAATATAAAACAAAGTTACACGAAATAATTACGTTAGAGAAAGAATGGAAATATATTGACATTGCAACTTCACCAACAGTGTATCCAAGTTTACAAACTACCAATAATTCAATTATTTTTAAGTGGAAAGCGTGGTATAAAGAATCAGAATTTGGCAAGTATGTGTTGATTCTTGAAAATCCATCAAAAACCATTGAAATACCCAGCTTTGAAACAACAACCTACACGCTTACAGGGTTAACACCTGGAACATTATATTGTGGTACATATAAAGTGTACGATAAAAATGGAAATGTACTTTTTGCAATGCAAAATCCCTCTCAATTTTGTGTACGCACAAGTTCTCAACCGCCGGTAATAAGTAATGTACAGATTACACCAAATCCTGCAGGAACAAATCAGGAAATCAGATTACAGGCATCAGTCAATGACCCTGACACCACTATAGGTAAAGTGACAGTAACATTACAAAAAATTGAAGAAGTGAAAGACGGTAAAGGCAATGTGATAGATAAAAAGATACTTTCCTCAACGGTAGTATATGAAAATTCAAATTTTACCGGAAAAAGTGCAACAATAAATACACGATATACAGTAAACGAACCGGGAACCTACACTGTGCTACTGCGTGCACAAAGTGTTGATCCTAATGAATTTGCTGAATCGTCTCATACGGTGAGTATACTCAAAGAGCTTGATATTTCAGCACCAAAGATTTCACTCTCAGTACCGGTGCAGGTATCATTAAAAGAAGTGCGCGCATTGGGCTATGCGCTGCACATTACTATTATTTCAATTGATGCTGAAGCTGTCGATATGAAAGCCAGCGTAGACTGGGGTGATGGAAATAAGGAATTAGTGGAAATAAAGCCTGATATGCTTTCCAAAACCACAACAGGTAAAGAAGGATCTGCAGATTATCAGAATATATATACAGGGAAAGTTTCATTACCACTTCAATATCAAAAGGCGGGGAAATATGTAATAACTGTATTTGTAGAAGCAAATGCAAAAGGTAAATTGCTTCAATCGGTGCCTGCTCGTGCGGAGGTTGAAGTAATTGAATAA